aatatatatatatatatatatatatatatatatatatataaatcaaccaaaaaaagGCCAGTGCTGTGTGCTTCACGTTTTCAAACCTGAAAAACACGTGCTGTCTGATTAGGGcctaaaagcaaaaatattttggtcAGTGAAGACTTTTCTGTTTCTGCTGGTCACAACCTCTCTCCTGACTTTCTGTCAGTGGAAATGTCATATCATGTAGCCTAGTTGCTGTTGTGTGCACACTACACGACGGATCAGCAACAGGGGGTCACACATTACACAACTTTTCATTCGGAAGAATCACAGACAACTCCACCTTGTCtacaaactaaacacacacaaccaaacacaaacagGAATTGAGACAGGAAATAATGTAAGATCACACATGAGACAGGCATTCTCCCACAAGAATGGATTTATTTCTGTCAAAAACTGTGAAGGAGAGAGTGGTTGCTTGCTGATGTTCTGTTGCAGGTCTATCATGACTTCTCCCAATGAACTTTCCCTTGCCCTGTATCTTGTTCTCTCATTAGTCGCAGGTCATTGCCGATGTCATTTCcagttaaaacacattttactctGCAGGACTGCGAGTtgccgacaggtccagatattaaGCATGTCAAATATCTCTTGGGTATCTGCAACACATTGGTGCTTCTCTCAGATTGCGTCATTGATAACACACAATATGCGATTGTCACTCATGTGCAATGAGCACCAATTTTCCTCCATTTTGAGCATTTGTCAGCGATTTCCACAAAACTGTTGGCGAGTGAAAATCGGGGCtaaaattatacagtgtgtgCCTGGCATAAGTGAAACACCTCAACTGACAATTTTGAAAATGATTGCTTTTCAttgaacctctctctctctttttcaacaGAAATGGGTCGCCTAACAGTGCTATTACTCTGTCTTGCTCTTGTGGTATCAGTTGTGGCCAGACGAGGGGGTGGCGGTAAAGGTGGATTCAGTTGGGGAAAAAGTGGGGGGAGCTCATACAAAGGTGGAAGCAGCACAGGAAGCCGAAGTGGCAGCAGCAGTAGTAATAAAGGTACTTCATCACGTGGGACACACTCGTCCCCTGGAAACTATCCTCGCCAACCTCAAGTACCAAACCAGAATCCACCCCCCTACCCTGGTACTGGAGGCGGGTACCCGGGGCAGGGCAGATATCCACCAGCAGGCTCTAACCCAGGTCAAGGATACCCTAACCAAGGTAGCTACCCAGGGCGTGGTGGTTACCCGGCCCAAGGTGGTTATCCGGCTCAAGGTGGTTACCCGGCCCAAGGTGGTTATCCACAAGGTAACTACCCAGGGCGTAGTGGTTACCCAGGAGGAGGATCTTATCCAGGAGGAGGTTCATACCCCAACAGGAACCCTGGACAAGCCGGAGGATATGGACATCCTTACCCAGCTGGAGGCTCTTATCCAGGTTATCCAGTCCGGGGAGGTTCCAGCCCTAACCAGTTTGGTGGAGGTGTTGTAGGAGCAGGTGCAGGTGGATACCCTGCCGCGGCGCAATATCCTTACTGGAACCCCAACAACAAAATCATGAGCCCAGGCTACGGTGGCAACTATGGTAGTTATGGGTATGGCGGCAGATCACCTTTCGCCCAGTCAGTGCATAACATGGGTATGGCCCCTTCACATAAATCAAAGGGGTTTGGCAAGCAGGCAATTTTGGCGGCTGGGGCTGGGGCGGTGGGTGGTATGGCTCTGGGATATGGCCTCGGAAGATTCCCTCGCCCCCATTTCCATTTCCACAGCCCACAGGAGGAATACTACTACAATCACTATATGTACAGACGTTACGGCCAACCTCCCCCTGACGGTAACATGAACAGGCACTCTAACTCTCAAGGTGGAAACCCAGGCAATGCAGGATCGACCTCTGCTGGACAAGGAAACGTTAACCCTCATGACATCTTCCAGAATCCTCCACCACAGTCCTATGATAGCTTCATGGAGACGTGTGTGAAGAGGACAGACTTGCTCCGAGAGAAACCTGAAGGAACATCAAGGAGATCCACTGACGTTGTTGAGGTTCAAGAAGCAGAAGTAGCCAATGATCCTATTGGTACGCAAGAAAACGCCACAAGCAATAACAGCACTGCAGAAAGAGACACATCCGGAAGTTCTTTTTTTGTAACCTCAAAGCCGCCCAAAACACCCAGTCAGCCTCAAAAGAATACCCATGAAAGAAAAGCAGAAGCTGATGGTGATGAAGATGACACTGTTAGCATTATGGAGATAGGCTATCCTGCGCTAATTGAGCAAATGAAAGCACGACGTTGTGTCGAGCTGTACATGGTCTCTGTGGAACAGCATGCAGAAAAACAGCTGCAGTATCGCAGTAACATAGATGATAAAACTAGCAATGGTAGCGGTGACTTACCTGGACCCTTTGGCCATGGAGTCATGCTACTCTTTACTAGCATTCTGTCGCTCATCTTCATTTCCCTTCTACACTGAAATTCTAGAAAAGGTTACACATAAAGTCATTGAGTCAGACTGAGAAATGGATCGTTCGCACCCATCAAATTTTATCTGAGGAATTTGTCTTGGATGCTTAGAGACTTTGGACAAGGAATTCTTGAAAGACTAATTGAAGATTCAAAAGAAAGAATTTCTCACAATGACTCCTGTAAATTTACTCTACTAAATGAGCCACCTAACAATTTGTCATTAGCCCACATTTCATATCAATTTCCAAAGGAGctaaaaatatttgcatacaaTTACTTTTACAATATTCCCCTTCCATCACTGCCACCTTCTTGCATGTTTTGGCATACACTAACTTCTCTTCTAAGACAGCATAACACATGAACCCTTTATTAtctacaatttaaacaaaattgtgcATGGCATTGGCATTTGACTTATTGTTTTCCACTGGCAACAGCAATCACAACAAACCATGACTATTTTGTTATAACATGGAATGGTGACTTCCAGCTCTTTTCTCATGATAGCACTCCTACTTGTGTAGAACATATGTAAAATTTTGTGTTGTAGTGTTATCTTTGATTGTTTGGACTGTTAATTTATGGATTCACTTTCTActgatgtatttatttcttttaaattattatcataGACATAATTTTAATGGTTTTTCACAGTCCACCACtgttagttttgttatttttactttttagggGCCGTTCACAATGAACATGTTTTTGCGTTCTACTCCATTGTTTTTCTGTATAAAATTGCACTAGATGGACATTTTTGACCATTTACACTTTTGCcgtaaaaacacataaacactgcatttttagaatgcagtGCCACATTAAAAGACATTCAAAGGTCTTGTGGTTTTTCATTCTatgttcttaaattaaaaaacactttctgtgtgaatggcttcttAGTGAATGTTTTTGTGatcataatagtttttttttttatttttttattttttttttttactcggtATGTACAATAATCACCCCACTTGTCAGTTTTATTCATATCACACGTACAAGTACTATGACACTCATGCAGTTGAACTCAAAGGGGTTAGATAAAACAACATTTGATATAAAGCTGGATCTTTATCAGTAGATTGGTGCTATGGTTTCTCTGAATATTACTGCTGAACATTCAAGTAGATAATCAACCTAGCTTAGCACTTTGCTAAATCATTTATCTAAAAGGCCCATGGTGACCACCGGATGACCAGTAGAAGGCAAAACTTAACGCCTTTATTGTTGCTCAGCTGCATATGTATTGTTATGCCTTTGAGATGTTGTGAATGTTGAAAATGTGTATAATGTTACCCATTACTGCGATTAAAGTGATTAAATGCACCTTAGTTCTGTGTCTgcctttttcaattttatatttttagaaaaatcataagatgaaatgttttttgcccTCATTCTTGAAAACTCTAAATTTAGGCCTAGTGATTGTTCCAGTTTGTTCAAGTTCATGTTGTttcatttacttcatttttacAGATGTCACttgatgtccaatgtaaaatTTGGTccttgaagcaaaaccagttttTCCTATTATGGTGTCAGGTAAGCTAAATGTATATCTGTGTTCAGTGTTTTGTGATCATTTCCCTTGGAGgagtcattttgttgtttttgtctttgataACCATTCAAGTGTACTTGATATCCTCAAGTTGACACATGCAAGATATTAGCCAAACTAATTCTTGACTTAATTATACCCTAAGCGGAAAACGGTGAGCCTGTTGTGGTTATAAGACTATGAAGAGTGACAAAATCCAAATACAGGACTAATTGTGTTAAAACATGCAAAGGTAAAAAATGTCAGAACCATTTATCATCACCAGTGTTTTGGAATACAAATTAACCCTTGGGAAGAATACTTCAGCACAACGGTGGTTCACTGGAGATGAAAATCCCTTGTTTGATGATCATTACTGTGGTTAATCAggcatatacacacaaaaacaaatagagaTCACAATATGTTTCTGTTAATGATGCAATTTGAGACATCACACGAGACATACCACGAACAGGACACTGGTAGTGATAGAAGACTGAAGACCAGCAAAAGATTGTACAGTGAACACACGTTTTTccaatttaattgaaaatgattGTGTGAAATAAAAGGATTAATTGACCATTGTTGGTTCTAATTGGTTAAGATAATAAATATCCAAGACAAAGTCTTGAAATTAAGGTATTGTGACCTTACAAAACGGCATAAATGGATGACATTGTACATATATAGAGTTTTACCACCAGTCCTGCACTCCCATAATCTTGATGAACCCACATCGATACAATGTAGAGCAGTTTGTTTGAAAAAAACGTCTCAGTAAATGCAACTATCATATGTGGCCCATCTAGCGGTTCCTAGAACAATGGTTGCCAACATCTGGAGGGCTACTTTTCTGCAgacttcagctccaaccctgctccaacacacctttAGTATAATGCTAAGCACTGTGATAACCAACTGATCTAGAATGCAGCAACCCGGgtggtcttcaacgagccaaaGAAAGCTCacatcacacctctcttcatcagcttgcactggctgccaatagctgctcgcattaaattcaatgTACTGATGCTTTcatacaagacaaccactggtgCTGCACCAGTATATCTAAACTCGCTAGTTCAGACCTACacaccctccagaagcttgcgttctgcgaGTGAATGACGCCtcgtggtgccatcccaaagaggcacaaaatcactctcactgaccttttcctgaactgttcccagctggtggaatgacctgcctatctcaatcagagcagctgagtctttagccatcttTTTCACCATCACCTGACCgattaatactagcacttacccttttttattgtgttctattctgttctcatttatttgtatataaaaaaagaggcACCTTTCTATGtgcactaactgagacttgtcacaacacctctctcgttggtctgattgctactttgttagtcgctttggataaaagcgtttactaaatgactaaatgtaaataacctggctcaggtgtgtttgattaggattgtaGCTAAACTTAAAAACAGTATGTTAAAAAATTAGTATGTCtgaatttatattattcataaaacagtGGACGAAAAGTAGCCAGATGTACTACTTTTGGCTGGATTGCGAAATGTGCATTTTGATGGACACTTAGCTATCACATGAAACTGAAGACAAGAAACTGGCACTTGTAGGTCACATGACTATGACAAAATGGCAAATGTAGTAGACtgaattattcatattattcacaTTCATACTATTATAGAACATACTTTCTAACAATCGCGAAGtaaatttttattgaaaagaCTTACATACTCATGCAATTTCAGGAGCCCTAGAGTGATTAGTCACATAGCATTTAGGTTCAGGTGACTGGCTCAAAAAAAGCAGCAGAACTGGGCAGAGATGGTTCATAtatgctttgtaatgatttgtatcgtaaaaagcgctatacaaataaacttgaattgaattgaattgaatatattttacatacttcAAAGTCACAGGGTTTAAAACTTTCACTGGAATTTTTGCTGCTACAATGTTAGTGTTGCTGTGTAACTATTGTATGAATGTGCATATcaatcaaacttatttttaattgagtagaaatatttgtgtttaaattttaaaggaatagtacacccaaaaatgaccaTTTGGGGAAAATTTACAGTTGAGACATAAAAGATGTAGGCTAGATGAATATGAGTCCTCTATTGCTAATATTGCTTTCTCAGTGATAAAAAAatagtcttgtctgaatcaggagagaaatatgcagatcAAGAGCACcattccaaaacagttctaaacaactggattttgatgtgaggaaatgttattatggattgtggactggtattttagccagaagacACTGTTTAAGTCAAAACACCTTTATGtcagatttgtttcttaaaaacatatgCTTCTTTTTGCATCACAAGACATTAATCAGTGATGTGttgggggaccatcaaaataaagtgttaccataatgtttttatcagctgttaggactcattctgacggcacccattaatTGCTgtggatccattggtaagcaagtgatgcaatgctacattctccaaatctgttccgattaCGAAACTCACCTacatggtctgagggtgagtgcattcttagcaaactttcatttttggatgaactattccttaaagatTTGAGAAACCCATTAGTGAGCAATTCATCATATAAACAAAAAGTTCTTCTCTGATTCTTATGCtctagttaaagttttaatattaaatctGTTTCGCATGTTGTTTTGATCATGCTGCTTGCATATTATTTCATATCTGTCCCGTGAGAGAACTAGTGAGACCACCTTCTTCGCGCGCATTTTAAAAGCGTGCACCCATGTGCGCTCTCGTGCACTCGTGTACATGTCAGCTATGgctctgttctttttcttgtAACTTCATTTACTGATACTCTCATCACTCATGAATATTTCTGAGAGCAGAGCGGGTCTCGGCACCGTGGTGCCTCTTACTAGTTTAGAGAACGTGCTTTTGTTTCTCTTCAATGTAATTCTCGCCACcgccattatttttattaa
The DNA window shown above is from Cyprinus carpio isolate SPL01 chromosome B25, ASM1834038v1, whole genome shotgun sequence and carries:
- the prnprs3 gene encoding prion protein, related sequence 3 isoform X2; translated protein: MGRLTVLLLCLALVVSVVARRGGGGKGGFSWGKSGGSSYKGGSSTGSRSGSSSSNKGTSSRGTHSSPGNYPRQPQVPNQNPPPYPGTGGGYPGQGRYPPAGSNPGQGYPNQGSYPGRGGYPAQGGYPQGNYPGRSGYPGGGSYPGGGSYPNRNPGQAGGYGHPYPAGGSYPGYPVRGGSSPNQFGGGVVGAGAGGYPAAAQYPYWNPNNKIMSPGYGGNYGSYGYGGRSPFAQSVHNMGMAPSHKSKGFGKQAILAAGAGAVGGMALGYGLGRFPRPHFHFHSPQEEYYYNHYMYRRYGQPPPDGNMNRHSNSQGGNPGNAGSTSAGQGNVNPHDIFQNPPPQSYDSFMETCVKRTDLLREKPEGTSRRSTDVVEVQEAEVANDPIGTQENATSNNSTAERDTSGSSFFVTSKPPKTPSQPQKNTHERKAEADGDEDDTVSIMEIGYPALIEQMKARRCVELYMVSVEQHAEKQLQYRSNIDDKTSNGSGDLPGPFGHGVMLLFTSILSLIFISLLH
- the prnprs3 gene encoding prion protein, related sequence 3 isoform X1, which encodes MGRLTVLLLCLALVVSVVARRGGGGKGGFSWGKSGGSSYKGGSSTGSRSGSSSSNKGTSSRGTHSSPGNYPRQPQVPNQNPPPYPGTGGGYPGQGRYPPAGSNPGQGYPNQGSYPGRGGYPAQGGYPAQGGYPAQGGYPQGNYPGRSGYPGGGSYPGGGSYPNRNPGQAGGYGHPYPAGGSYPGYPVRGGSSPNQFGGGVVGAGAGGYPAAAQYPYWNPNNKIMSPGYGGNYGSYGYGGRSPFAQSVHNMGMAPSHKSKGFGKQAILAAGAGAVGGMALGYGLGRFPRPHFHFHSPQEEYYYNHYMYRRYGQPPPDGNMNRHSNSQGGNPGNAGSTSAGQGNVNPHDIFQNPPPQSYDSFMETCVKRTDLLREKPEGTSRRSTDVVEVQEAEVANDPIGTQENATSNNSTAERDTSGSSFFVTSKPPKTPSQPQKNTHERKAEADGDEDDTVSIMEIGYPALIEQMKARRCVELYMVSVEQHAEKQLQYRSNIDDKTSNGSGDLPGPFGHGVMLLFTSILSLIFISLLH